CACGTTTATTTTGTGTCATGTCAAAGTGTCTAAGGGCAAAAATTCATTACATTCAGTAAAAGACAAATTTTCTTACCTCACTGCTATGTTCAGAATCATCTACCAGTACGGGTGAAGTCAAGGGCGAGTCTGAAATCTCTGCGTTTGTCAACGAGAGTTCGCTCATGGCGCTGAGCTCATCAGACGTCGGAGAGCCTGCAGAACCGTTACTGTCCGATGAAGAATCGTCGCCATCTTCTGTCTGGCTCTCTAACTGAGCCGCTTTCAGCGCAGCGGACAACACCTTCACTTGAGCTGCAATGGAGAAATGTTTTAATGCCTCAAATATGTTTAAAAGCTCGAGCACACAGTATACGTGTTACTAATGCTCCATTCACCTTGTACATCAGGATCATCTATGTGAGGTTGAAGGCAGTCTAAAACCTTCTGGATCTGTGAGCTGGCGGACGGGCCTTGAGCATCTAAACTGGGTGGCTTTTCCGTCTCCTCATCTTCTGTCTCCCTCATAGCCTCTTCCTCCATCACCACATCTTCATCCTCCTTATCGTTTCTTTCATCACCTTGAAGAAGCTGGAGGTCTTGGGTGATGTCAGGCAGTGGGGATCTCCAGAAGTTAAAGGAGTTGTACATCGCACAGTCATCTATCTGCTGGTTGGTGTGCTGGTTAGCGCTGTCTTCTCTGGGATTGGTGGATGAATGACTTGTGGGATTCTGTTGGACCTGTGGAGGTTGTGATGGTGGAGCTGTTGTTTCTGAGGTGGGTTGTGGCTGAGCTGAATGGGGCTGAATGAGATGTTTTGCGGGACTCCCACTTGAGGCGTTGCAAGAGTTGCTGGTGTTTATTTTCTGCTGGTGGCTAGAAggtaaaaaaagtttgatgaGAATTTATTCAGATTTAAAAATGGGAAAATGGGTTgaatataattaaatacaatgcaatgcgcAACCACACAAATGTACCTTCCCAAGGAGATCTTGGATATATCACAAAGGGTTCCATCCTCACAAAAGTGCAGTCCTGTGATTGACGGATTGGCGAATGTGGAGATGAAACGACCTAGGGACTGAAATGCAGCCTGCCTTACCTgtgcaataaaacaaaacaaaaatcaacAGGTGCACCCTCTCCCTtactgtgaaatccaggctaacgtctcataatctaatgatgagatgaTTAGGAGCATCCAAGTATTCAAAGCCATGGTTACccaaacatttgtttttgaacTTTGACAAGGGCTTACTCAGTCAATCTTAAAGATACCAAAGTTATACTTTACATTACATAGGATGAAGTGTTAATTGCTCATTCTGAAGTCTATTTTTTTCCACTGACCTGTATATTTGTCTAAATTGTGTTCCAAGGAACTAATTGCCTGCTGTTCTAGTTGCATATCTATGTTGGATTGTGTGTATCGTTTTCTTACCCAGCGTGATTGATCACTGATGAGATTGATGAACAAGGGGGACAGTTTAGTGCGTCGCACCTCCGGAGACGTGCAATTTGAAACGACCATGAAGCACTCAGCGCAGGCTTTCCTTATACCCCACAAACTGTCTGAGCACAGGTCGAAAAATTTAGGCATCTGTATTGAGGAGGAAAAAATAAGGATTTCAGCAAATCTCCTCCACATGGATCTGGTTTCACAAAACACTTAGGCCTGGTTTCACAAAGGCTTAGCAAACGCCAGGACAGggtattagttaaattaagatgtttaaaggaaaataccacagtttttcattattttattatgttcttacctcaacttagattaatgaatacatacctatctttattcaatgcgtgcacttttaatctttgtacagcacgtcgtgaatgtgttagcatttagcctagccccattcattccttaggatccaaacaggaatgaatttagaagccaccaaacacttccatgttttccctatttaaagactgttacatgagtagttacatgagtaaatggctcgttatagttgcacgtaggtcctacggcgtaggttccgcgtcggttttcatttatacttttgcctcgtcgtccgcgtcgacgtgcaaacacacgcgcagacagctggtaggcagtaaccacgcatgtaaccacagtagcagcgcgaacgtcaaagaagaagctgcttagcaagttaacccacaaacgaagaagaaacagcaacttgttgtgtataattaacaagtaaataaacaacgacttttgatgcagtttgagttaaatcactcctcaacttggctcatctttgttttcactgtcacaaacggaaatacctatgacgcagttttttttacctgacggtaGGGTTTCTGGTGgtccaatcacagcgcttgcggtccgcatagatctgacgcgctgtaaaaaattttgcgaggtgcacgtcaggctacgcagagctaagCACAGGCTACGTataacctacgcacgactataaatcgagcttaagtatggtggcacaaaacaaaacgtggaggataaaaatgagaactatattgtatggcaagGAGCACTTAGTTTtcagcacttcgaccttgggTACAGTAATATTGACGAAGTTTGACCGAGAGGAGGAGTAGTCAGGAGCGATAATGTTACTGCGCACCGAGGTCGAAGTATTGaactaacggtacattcacatggggcgcaagcgttaacgcttcacaattacttttaaatgggcgacgtcatgcgttgccgaactgaattgtggatctgtcAACGTCGCCTCACTGCCGTTGCTCGTGGCAAAAGTCGAACATTTTATCAACTTTTCAAGTGCCAATGCatgcatcagccaatcagactgccttatgcaaataacctagtgcaagccagccaattacgtttatgcaagaCCAGAGCACGTGTTGCggcaatatagttctcattttttatttgcttaaaaaaattgccacgttttattttgtgccaccatactaacttgtgtaactactcatgtaacagtctttaaataggtaaaacatagaagtgtttggtggcttctaaattcatccctgtttggatcctaagcaatgaatggggctaggctaaatgctaacacattcacgacgagctgtacaaagatgaagtgcacccATTGataaaaagataggtatgcaatttgtctaagttaaggtaagaacatagtaaagtattgaaaacggtggtgttttcctttaagcattGTTAGATTTTCCTTCAATTGGCTGCTCAGTCTTTTAGGGCTGCATCTAATACGTAAAAATAATAAGCAGGTTCTTATGTAGCATAGTTCTTCAGGAGTGATGTTGTTGTATAAACTGTGAGACAGACCTTTATACATGATAACAAATGGCCAACAAACAATAGAAACCTGTTAGGACCTCCTACAGGAGATTGGTCTATTCTTTGTTATTCACACTTATCAGTTTCTATAGGCCATCTGTATGTGGCATTTGGTTCACACCTTCACTGTATTGTTGATTACATCAGGGCACAGTCGCAACGTAACACATCAGACATTGATTACGCATATAAAGAAATACACAcaaagcatcttttataaacatgcattACAAAAGACATTACTGATGacgtgtatcttgagacaaatcaatggcagtGGCCTataagatctgtcagtgcaagttattttcagtacaACTCAAattaaatcaacttaaatttaGTATTAAAATTTGTTTCAATTAAATATAATGGGCAAAGGTGTCCTTGTTAAAAACATAAACGTAAACAGTAGCTCTTGAATTAAAAACCATAAGCAAGGCAATGGTTCTCACCAGTAGTTTCTCTGTGGCTTCCTGGCCAACAGTAGAACAGAACTCGCCAAAGTTTGCTGCACAGACCTGGTGCACAGAtaaaaagggttaaaatttacAGTGAGGTCTCATATTGTGTTGCAAAACAGGGCGTGTTGCAACTTGTGAACTATTGCTTCTTGTGAAAACTGCCAAAGCAGATTAACattcttagcaacttttttataacaacccagcaagcaatagctgtCATTTCACAGTCAAGTTTAACTACAGACCCAGTGCAgtctggctatgagtaacccacttccagccaaaataaacttggtTACATGTCATTTTGCCACGCCACCATGTAAGCAAAGTGATTAATActacaaggtgtttggtttcatttacttttgggctatggttagaagtctaatacatttttagacagcccaaattttgtcATGTTTTATCCTAGACGTCTGTGCTGTTTTTGAACGGCGGTTAGACGTCTATGCAAGCTTAAAGGGGACAAATcaagaaaatctgacttttttccatgtttaaatgctatgattgggttcccagtgcttctattaacctagaaaatgtcaaAAAGACAATTTTCTCTCAGTTCTCTCAGTTTTCTctccaagcatgtgaaaaaataggtaattgaaatgtggctccccatgtgatgtcagaaaggaatcttattataataataccaccccttaatctgcactatccaaccacagcactgccatttagtgtggAGATCAGCTcatatgcatttaaaaggacacactcaaacattttaaatgacaaaacagTGACACTGAAAactaaatgttttgtgtaatatttaTCTAATGCAATGGCATTTAAACATAACTGAAGACTCAAAATACCTTTTGAAACAACTGAACATTATGCAATAGTTATCCGTTTGTGACTGCTTGGACCAAGACATCAATTCTCTAGTACGCCGTTTATAGAGAACATATTTTGAACAATGCATCCTGAACAATGAACATATTGTTACCTTGCGGACTTGAAACAGTCTGGCGTCACTGCATAGCTCACAGAACCGCAGCAACAGAAGTTGTTCCACCGTTTCTTTAGTCAACATAGTCACCAACTTGCACATGATCGCTACAATAAAGTAGACAGTTATCAACCCAGAAATCAAAACCAGTGAAACTCTGCAAAAcctacaaatgaagagtttggttccaaaacgtgattAACGGCATAAAAAAAAAcgagttaccaccaaaatcagtattgtatcaggtcagtattaaaaagctAATTCTtaaattttacgcaaaatccaatatccgccgaatgcaataaatccactcaacaaatcacagcgcaccattccacacattgtaaacattaatggcagtgcgttgaatacacacagaatccaatttttcctcatctactttgtaattcgtcatcaacaaacaaacaaaaacaaaataaaacttttgatggcattgataaacctgtggtggatTTCTGTGGCGGGAAaaaaatgtaagccatcaaaaacgaataatttacgtgagaggcactcgtcatgctaacacattgttGAAAAACACAAGttgaaaaacttttcattattttacccgaagtcaacaaaaatcgagcaggaccaaaacattttacagctgatcgctgtcaaaaaagttcagcgacgacgtttcaaggatgacagcagcaatgacagtgatcttaatatgacaaagtaagtgttttgattaatgcaattaatgtttattttttaatcagtgtataccactagtcaactaaatgaatataacatggcaaagatgaatgcacatttatatattgatttcatggatttattgcattttgtggaaaaaataatcaatttttataataaatctttgaaaatgaaattatagatttgaatttttaatgtttttataacctaaagatgctttgtgaaagtttgtaacagaaaatagtgttttaCATCTcatcactttcttggtatagaaaacatatttttaccaaaattcgtcaaaatggatttattgcgttttggaaccaaactcttcaaacaTAAACACTCTTATAAATACAAATGTAGAAATGCATATTGACTGCAATATGAATTTTCAGGCATTCTCCCAACAAACATGGTAACCTTCAAATGCTTGTATACAAAAGCGTATTGTCTTTCACACAAATCCACTCACCGCTACAGCCTCGATCTTGTAGTCGTCATCACTGCTGGGTTCTGTGAGCTCCAGTAGCACAGGGCAAACCCGTCCCTCCATATCGGCCTTACTCATCAGACCCTGTTCAAGCAGGACCAGCAGAGCAGCCTGGCTTGTCTTTCGCACCTTATGATGGGAAAAAAGCGACAGTGAAATATTGTTATGATGATCTGTTGGTATGGTTGCACAAAGAGGAACTACCCATTTTTAAAGTATGAatttgtttataaataaaatgagaCACCCCATCTACTTATTGTCACATCAATCTCAGATTTTTTTGCTGGAGGACACAATAAAAGATGAGGGTTCATCCAGCCCAGTTTTCCCCTCCCACATATACAACACAAGCATATACATTTAATCGGTTTCTCTAAAAGTTAAttcatttaaaggattagtcccgctttcttaaaaaaatccagataatttactcaccaccatgtcatccaaaatgttgatgtctttctttgttcagtcgagaagaaataatgttttttgaggaaaacattcctggatttttcttattttaatggaccccaacacttaacagttttaatgtagtttaaaattgcagtttcaaaggactctaaacgatcctaaacgaggcataagggtattatatagtgaaacgattgtaatttttggaaagaaaaaaaaattcacttttaaaccacaacttatcgactatctccggtcctgtgatgcgccagcgtgacctcacgcaatacgtcatcacgtcaagaggtcacggatgacgtatgcaaactatgccccagtgtttacaagtgtggagaaagaggaccgttccgaccatgttgtatgtcgaatgatactaattaaagtctttgtgtcagtttattgtttaaaatggtccgcaaatgtgcttttcatatatgtaacatgtgacctttgcACGTCATTACGAAATTACGTGAGGTCaagctggcgcgtcacaggaccggagatagatgagaagttgtggtttaaaagtgcatattttttatttttcttgtcaaaaatgacgatCGTTTGGCTAGatagacccttatgcctcgtttaggatcatttagagtcctttaaaactgcaattttaaactgcattacaattgttaagtgttggggtccattaaagtccattaaaatgagaaaaatcatggaatgttttcctcaaaaaacacaatttcttcttgactaaacaaagagagacatcaacattttggatgacatggtggtgagtaaattatctggatttattttttaagaaaattgactaatcctttaatgcagGAGAGAGAATGATTGACAGCACAACATGATCATATTCCCCTCCAATATAATTGTTTACGTAgttttatgattaaaaaaaacgattttTGGGTACACTATCCCTTTAACGTTACCTGGTTATTAGGATCTGTCAGATAACGGACCACGATGGGTACTAGATACCGTGAGAAGGCTTCTGGAAAATTGGGGCGGTTTTCGTGGAGGAACATGGCAATGTTTGGTACCTGTTCCATCAACTCTGCTCTCACTGGTGGTTCTGTAACATAACCATAAATATACATTGTAATACATGCATGTGAACCACACAGACATGTGCTAAATACAGAAAAAAGTCTTCACACCTCCATCCTCAGACATTCTGGCAACCGTCTCCATGATGCTGATGAAGTCATTTTCATTCTCCCCGAATTCCCGGAGAACATCTAGCAATCCTCGCGCCACAgcttgcctgaaataaaaatatttatatacggGATCATATTAGATTGGACGACTTGCTCCTTTACAACATTTAACCACAAAcctttgcaaaaaaaatgtacatcACTTTCTAAATAGCTCAGTAAATACTTTGAAGTACAAAGACCAGAAACCATCTGAATCACAGTCCAAAAACCAAGTACTTCTACAATGACAAGTTTGGCTCCCTTCAGGTCTTCCTGATCCAGAAGAAACCAAGTCATATCAGATTCTTCAAGCCCCtaaattttaaaattatgttccACCATCGTGCCATAAAAAGTGAAATATGTTCAGTATCAAATCTCGCTTATTTTCAGGAGATTCACGCATAATGAACATATAAAATCAATAAACTATGCCTAACAAAAACGCAGAGCATTGCAAGATGAAGAATTAGTCACACATATACTCAAACCTTCACGTTCATGTCTCACCTGTTGAAGGCATTTTCACTGAAAGCATATTTCTCCAGTCGACCCAAAGGGGTAAGGTTATCCTGGCCTGCGTCCAGGAACGCTGTAATCCGAATCCCATCGCACTCTGAACCGTAGTCATCGAATCCAACTGCGAGACAAATTAATAGAGACATTAAATGACGAGGTATAATTTAATGTCGAGTCTTTTAGTACAGTCCCATGGTGGTATTAAATCCAAGTTCTTTCACATTCAAACCAGGAATCCCTCTAAAAGATGGAGTAGTATAGTGTAACCATACGCAATTAGATCATCAGTTTACAGACTAatccatttataaaaaaatagtcTGCTTTAACATTCTCCAATCTAAACACTTTTAAAGCTAATAGCAGTGGAATATCGATCCAGGTGTAATGTTATTGCACCGGCTCTATGACACAGCAGGGTTTCCATTACACGTGGTTTGGTTCTGTCATCAAAGACTATACTTCAAGTATATCATGTACCACAGCCAGCTTGAGGGTACAGACACATATagcttaaagagatagttcactcaaaaataaaaattctgtcatcatttattcacttcaagttgttccaaacttaattcagtttctttgttctgctgaacacaaatgaggATATTTGGAAAagtgtaaacaaacatttctaaatgtaagtcaatggtgccccagatcatTTTTGGAGAGATCtatatttgtgttcagcagaacaaagagatttatacaggtttgaaacaatttaagggtgagtaaataatgacagaattttcatttttgggtgaactgtctctttaaaatttaagataaataatttttgtcattgCGAATAGATTACTGTCACAAAGTGTCCCTCCATATGAAAATTAACTATGGAATTATTGGAGTAAAATATAGTAATCATGGATTTGAACTATGGTTACtatagcaaaaccatggttaatttgtgGTAACCAACTATAGCAACTGTttgtttatgattttttttttttttgaaagggccAATTTACCCAAATGTACTTTACTTCTAACTATGTATGTGATGTGATTTGTTATACTCAcagtcatccaaatcatcatgGCCATCTTCAAAATATAAAGCCATACCTGGGGAAGCATGaggataaaaataaaatatatgattGACAACTGTGTCAACAGCATGTTTCAAACCATGCTGCTGTCAGATATAAGTTAGGCTGTGTCCCAAAACCAATAGTATTACCAACCAACACAGCATTTTGGCATCATTTTGATTACCTAAACTGGAAACGAGTCTATAATACTCAACATAATGAGCATTATACTACAACGCTGACTTTTGACAGATGGCTGTGGCGTATGTCGTGCTAATATAGCTCACTAAATTATGGTGACTAAGTTACTGTCAAGTCACTCTTGCTAGGCAAAGTCAAGCCTCTGAAACTATGTTTACCAAAACCTCATTGTGTAAACACAATGACACtcacattaaatatatattttaaatagtgACCAGCCCAGAAAACGCGTTATCCGGTGTAGTTAACTTAGCAGAAATCAACAGAAAACCGGCTGGCTAACAAACTAACTGACTGTCATTCTGTGTCAACTCAACCATGACATCTTTACAATTTTGGTTAGATTAAGCAAATAAATGATATTGTAGATTATGTATTCTGACACATTTAGTCCAGAAATAGCTGTTTATGACTACACTTCTATCATTTATTACCATATGTCCTGCTAGCTCTACTAACTCGCAACTAGTGT
This genomic interval from Misgurnus anguillicaudatus chromosome 8, ASM2758022v2, whole genome shotgun sequence contains the following:
- the ppp4r1l gene encoding serine/threonine-protein phosphatase 4 regulatory subunit 1 isoform X3, translating into MAGMALYFEDGHDDLDDFGFDDYGSECDGIRITAFLDAGQDNLTPLGRLEKYAFSENAFNRQAVARGLLDVLREFGENENDFISIMETVARMSEDGEPPVRAELMEQVPNIAMFLHENRPNFPEAFSRYLVPIVVRYLTDPNNQVRKTSQAALLVLLEQGLMSKADMEGRVCPVLLELTEPSSDDDYKIEAVAIMCKLVTMLTKETVEQLLLLRFCELCSDARLFQVRKVCAANFGEFCSTVGQEATEKLLMPKFFDLCSDSLWGIRKACAECFMVVSNCTSPEVRRTKLSPLFINLISDQSRWVRQAAFQSLGRFISTFANPSITGLHFCEDGTLCDISKISLGSHQQKINTSNSCNASSGSPAKHLIQPHSAQPQPTSETTAPPSQPPQVQQNPTSHSSTNPREDSANQHTNQQIDDCAMYNSFNFWRSPLPDITQDLQLLQGDERNDKEDEDVVMEEEAMRETEDEETEKPPSLDAQGPSASSQIQKVLDCLQPHIDDPDVQAQVKVLSAALKAAQLESQTEDGDDSSSDSNGSAGSPTSDELSAMSELSLTNAEISDSPLTSPVLVDDSEHSSEESDLIENVEEDKDSYMTKTSEEEKSKVQNVVPQQLLDQYLSMTDPARAQTVDTEIAKHCAFSLPGVALTLGRQNWHCLKDTYETLATDVQWKVRRTLAFSIHELAVILGDQLTAADLVPIFNGFLKDLDEVRIGVLKHLYDFLKLLHTEKRREYLYQLQEFMVTDNSRNWRFRYELAEQLILIIELYNHSDIYDYLRQIAFNLCSDKVSEVRWISYKLVVEILQKLYSCGAHDLGFNFIHELVMRFCRSPKWVGRQAFAFICQAVVEEDCMPMDQFAQHLLPSLLSLSSDPVPNVRVLVAKALRQSVLEKSYFKDPGSAYSDELEEALSELRMDKDRDVRFFATLDPSRNVLDTAALI
- the ppp4r1l gene encoding serine/threonine-protein phosphatase 4 regulatory subunit 1 isoform X2, whose product is MAGMALYFEDGHDDLDDFGFDDYGSECDGIRITAFLDAGQDNLTPLGRLEKYAFSENAFNRQAVARGLLDVLREFGENENDFISIMETVARMSEDGEPPVRAELMEQVPNIAMFLHENRPNFPEAFSRYLVPIVVRYLTDPNNQVRKTSQAALLVLLEQGLMSKADMEGRVCPVLLELTEPSSDDDYKIEAVAIMCKLVTMLTKETVEQLLLLRFCELCSDARLFQVRKVCAANFGEFCSTVGQEATEKLLMPKFFDLCSDSLWGIRKACAECFMVVSNCTSPEVRRTKLSPLFINLISDQSRWVRQAAFQSLGRFISTFANPSITGLHFCEDGTLCDISKISLGSHQQKINTSNSCNASSGSPAKHLIQPHSAQPQPTSETTAPPSQPPQVQQNPTSHSSTNPREDSANQHTNQQIDDCAMYNSFNFWRSPLPDITQDLQLLQGDERNDKEDEDVVMEEEAMRETEDEETEKPPSLDAQGPSASSQIQKVLDCLQPHIDDPDVQAQVKVLSAALKAAQLESQTEDGDDSSSDSNGSAGSPTSDELSAMSELSLTNAEISDSPLTSPVLVDDSEHSSELKERNVSLCLAQLYSSDIVQQESDLIENVEEDKDSYMTKTSEEEKSKVQNVVPQQLLDQYLSMTDPARAQTVDTEIAKHCAFSLPGVALTLGRQNWHCLKDTYETLATDVQWKVRRTLAFSIHELAVILGDQLTAADLVPIFNGFLKDLDEVRIGVLKHLYDFLKLLHTEKRREYLYQLQEFMVTDNSRNWRFRYELAEQLILIIELYNHSDIYDYLRQIAFNLCSDKVSEVRWISYKLVVEILQKLYSCGAHDLGFNFIHELVMRFCRSPKWVGRQAFAFICQAVVEEDCMPMDQFAQHLLPSLLSLSSDPVPNVRVLVAKALRQSVLEKSYFKDPGSAYSDELEEALSELRMDKDRDVRFFATLDPSRNVLDTAALI
- the ppp4r1l gene encoding serine/threonine-protein phosphatase 4 regulatory subunit 1 isoform X1, whose protein sequence is MAGMALYFEDGHDDLDDFGFDDYGSECDGIRITAFLDAGQDNLTPLGRLEKYAFSENAFNRQAVARGLLDVLREFGENENDFISIMETVARMSEDGEPPVRAELMEQVPNIAMFLHENRPNFPEAFSRYLVPIVVRYLTDPNNQVRKTSQAALLVLLEQGLMSKADMEGRVCPVLLELTEPSSDDDYKIEAVAIMCKLVTMLTKETVEQLLLLRFCELCSDARLFQVRKVCAANFGEFCSTVGQEATEKLLMPKFFDLCSDSLWGIRKACAECFMVVSNCTSPEVRRTKLSPLFINLISDQSRWVRQAAFQSLGRFISTFANPSITGLHFCEDGTLCDISKISLGSHQQKINTSNSCNASSGSPAKHLIQPHSAQPQPTSETTAPPSQPPQVQQNPTSHSSTNPREDSANQHTNQQIDDCAMYNSFNFWRSPLPDITQDLQLLQGDERNDKEDEDVVMEEEAMRETEDEETEKPPSLDAQGPSASSQIQKVLDCLQPHIDDPDVQAQVKVLSAALKAAQLESQTEDGDDSSSDSNGSAGSPTSDELSAMSELSLTNAEISDSPLTSPVLVDDSEHSSEKQLKERNVSLCLAQLYSSDIVQQESDLIENVEEDKDSYMTKTSEEEKSKVQNVVPQQLLDQYLSMTDPARAQTVDTEIAKHCAFSLPGVALTLGRQNWHCLKDTYETLATDVQWKVRRTLAFSIHELAVILGDQLTAADLVPIFNGFLKDLDEVRIGVLKHLYDFLKLLHTEKRREYLYQLQEFMVTDNSRNWRFRYELAEQLILIIELYNHSDIYDYLRQIAFNLCSDKVSEVRWISYKLVVEILQKLYSCGAHDLGFNFIHELVMRFCRSPKWVGRQAFAFICQAVVEEDCMPMDQFAQHLLPSLLSLSSDPVPNVRVLVAKALRQSVLEKSYFKDPGSAYSDELEEALSELRMDKDRDVRFFATLDPSRNVLDTAALI